From Nocardioides daedukensis, the proteins below share one genomic window:
- a CDS encoding LLM class F420-dependent oxidoreductase: protein MTSRYGMTIPLDDVPLSAVPYAARELEDLGYTDLWTAEGMGADGFTPLAAALGVTSSVHLGVAIAPVFTRGPALLAQTAATMAAMAPGRFTLGLGASSNVIVEKWNSIPFDKPLSRSRDMLRFLRAALEGQRVDEEFATFTVQGFRAGVVPEVPPKLLLAGLRGKMLDLAGSHADGAVLNWLSAEDVGRVVPAVTAHGADKEIVCRILVAPTADADLARGVARRLIATYLNVPVYRAFHADLGRDELEPMWKLWADGDRAAAVEAIPDHVVDELVVHGSPGACREHIGRYVEHGVTVPVASLLPVGVDPLEACRALAPS, encoded by the coding sequence GTGACCTCGCGTTATGGGATGACGATCCCGCTCGACGACGTACCCCTCTCGGCGGTGCCCTACGCGGCGCGCGAGCTGGAGGACCTCGGCTACACCGATCTGTGGACAGCTGAAGGGATGGGTGCCGACGGGTTCACGCCGTTGGCCGCCGCGCTCGGGGTCACCTCGTCGGTGCACCTGGGCGTCGCGATCGCACCGGTCTTCACCCGCGGCCCGGCGTTGCTCGCGCAGACCGCGGCGACGATGGCCGCGATGGCGCCGGGACGGTTCACGCTCGGGCTCGGCGCGTCGTCGAACGTGATCGTGGAGAAATGGAACTCGATCCCTTTCGACAAGCCACTCTCACGCAGCCGTGACATGCTTCGATTCCTGCGCGCGGCGTTAGAAGGGCAGCGGGTGGACGAGGAGTTCGCGACCTTCACCGTGCAGGGCTTCCGGGCTGGCGTCGTACCCGAGGTTCCACCGAAGCTGCTGCTGGCCGGGCTGCGCGGCAAGATGCTCGACCTTGCCGGATCGCACGCTGACGGCGCCGTGCTCAACTGGCTCTCCGCCGAGGACGTCGGCCGGGTCGTGCCCGCGGTGACTGCGCACGGTGCCGACAAGGAGATCGTCTGCAGGATCCTGGTTGCGCCGACTGCCGATGCGGACCTGGCCCGTGGCGTGGCCCGGCGGCTGATCGCCACCTATCTCAACGTGCCCGTCTATCGGGCCTTCCACGCCGACCTGGGGCGTGACGAACTTGAGCCGATGTGGAAGCTGTGGGCCGATGGCGACCGGGCCGCAGCCGTGGAGGCGATCCCGGACCACGTCGTCGACGAGCTCGTCGTGCACGGATCCCCGGGCGCGTGCCGCGAGCACATCGGGCGCTACGTCGAGCACGGGGTCACCGTGCCGGTCGCCTCGCTGCTTCCGGTCGGGGTGGATCCACTCGAGGCCTGCCGGGCGCTCGCGCCCTCCTGA
- a CDS encoding class I adenylate-forming enzyme family protein gives MTLARNAFALLDRTAESYAGDRPAYGFEGEVRTFREMRDASLEVAAGLAANGVGRGDKVAVMMGNRFEWVETFFGLAALGAVCIPVNVLLTGKEIEHVCRDSDARFLVVDEIGSKIGRLGHSFDAVITVGSAAIEAAGRRVEYADLRAGHVLPADHVGPALEDTFLLYYSSGTTGLPKAAEHSHDGVLWNAMGQVQGLGLTGEDRYFVIPSLSWAAGFHNLVIALTWVGGYSEIRSTGGATMENIVDSIEAGSITHVMLVPSLLRELVTRPDLMARLSASALRWIVTGAEPVPKAVIETVCRGIPDVDVCQGYGLSEFPTICTVLMADEVFDHEGSAGRPLPHTDLAVRDVDGVIRRSGQGELLIRSLASMKGYYGKPEQTAEAFRDGWLHTGDLVAIDEDGFMTVVGRTKDMIISGGLNVYPKEIEDVIHRAPGVLEAAVVGVPHERFGETTVAIVVTDDPAFSIDEIERLCLEELASYKRPRQILVRHDPLPRNANAKLLKRELRPWATAQLGTGAASQPTAPSVQADSTS, from the coding sequence ATGACCCTCGCCCGCAATGCCTTCGCGCTCCTGGACCGCACCGCCGAGTCCTATGCCGGCGACCGTCCGGCATACGGCTTCGAGGGTGAAGTGCGCACCTTCCGCGAGATGCGGGACGCCTCGCTCGAGGTGGCGGCCGGACTCGCGGCCAACGGCGTCGGCCGTGGCGACAAGGTCGCGGTGATGATGGGCAACCGGTTCGAGTGGGTCGAGACCTTCTTCGGCCTGGCCGCCCTCGGCGCGGTCTGCATCCCGGTCAACGTGCTGCTGACCGGCAAGGAGATCGAACACGTCTGCCGCGACAGCGACGCACGGTTCCTCGTCGTCGACGAGATCGGGTCGAAGATCGGGCGCCTCGGGCACAGCTTCGACGCCGTGATCACCGTCGGGTCCGCTGCGATCGAGGCCGCCGGACGCCGGGTGGAGTACGCCGACCTGCGCGCGGGTCACGTGCTGCCCGCCGACCACGTCGGTCCGGCACTCGAGGACACCTTCCTGCTCTACTACAGCTCCGGGACCACCGGGCTGCCGAAGGCCGCCGAGCACTCGCACGACGGGGTGCTGTGGAACGCGATGGGGCAGGTCCAGGGGCTCGGGCTGACCGGCGAGGACAGATATTTCGTGATCCCGTCGCTCTCGTGGGCTGCCGGGTTCCACAACCTCGTGATCGCGCTGACCTGGGTGGGCGGCTATTCGGAGATCCGCTCCACCGGCGGCGCGACGATGGAGAACATCGTCGACTCGATCGAGGCCGGGTCGATCACCCACGTGATGCTGGTGCCCAGCCTGCTGCGGGAGCTGGTCACGCGACCCGACCTGATGGCGCGGCTGAGTGCGAGCGCGCTGCGCTGGATCGTGACCGGCGCCGAGCCGGTTCCAAAGGCGGTCATCGAGACGGTCTGCCGCGGCATTCCCGACGTGGACGTCTGCCAGGGCTACGGGCTCTCGGAGTTCCCCACGATCTGCACCGTGCTGATGGCCGACGAGGTGTTCGACCACGAGGGGTCGGCCGGTCGCCCGCTGCCGCACACCGACCTTGCGGTCCGTGACGTCGACGGCGTGATCCGTCGGTCCGGCCAGGGTGAGCTGCTGATCCGCTCCCTGGCCTCGATGAAGGGCTACTACGGCAAGCCCGAACAGACTGCCGAGGCCTTCCGCGACGGTTGGTTGCACACCGGCGACCTGGTGGCGATCGATGAGGACGGATTCATGACCGTGGTCGGCAGGACCAAGGACATGATCATCTCCGGGGGACTCAACGTCTATCCCAAGGAGATCGAGGACGTCATCCACCGCGCCCCCGGCGTGCTCGAGGCCGCCGTGGTCGGCGTACCGCACGAGCGCTTCGGCGAGACGACCGTAGCGATCGTGGTCACCGACGACCCGGCCTTCAGCATCGACGAGATCGAGCGGCTGTGCCTGGAGGAGCTGGCGTCATACAAGCGGCCACGCCAGATCCTGGTCCGTCACGACCCGTTGCCCCGCAACGCCAACGCCAAGCTGCTCAAGCGCGAGCTCCGGCCCTGGGCCACGGCACAGCTCGGGACGGGGGCTGCCTCGCAGCCGACAGCGCCGAGTGTGCAGGCGGACTCGACGTCGTGA
- a CDS encoding SDR family NAD(P)-dependent oxidoreductase has protein sequence MTDTASTEFTGKTVLITGGSRGMGEQMAHAFAARGANIVVASRKLENCRSVADDLVRKHGVRALPVGFNASSWEDCDRLIEEAYAEFGSVDVLINNAGMSPHYPSLAEVSQELFDKVIAVNLRGPFRLSAVIGERMAEGDGGSIISIGSIEAIRPQPEALPYAAAKSGLHVFTEGFAQAYGPKVRVNTIQAGPFLTDISTNWSEGLREEMEAKVALGRCAEADEIVGAALYFAGSASSFTTGALLRVDGGWK, from the coding sequence ATGACCGACACCGCATCCACCGAGTTCACGGGCAAGACCGTCCTGATCACCGGCGGCAGCCGGGGGATGGGCGAGCAGATGGCGCACGCCTTCGCCGCACGCGGAGCCAACATCGTGGTGGCGAGCCGCAAGCTGGAGAACTGCCGCAGCGTGGCCGACGACCTGGTGCGCAAGCACGGCGTACGCGCCTTGCCGGTGGGCTTCAACGCCAGCTCGTGGGAGGACTGCGACCGGCTGATCGAGGAGGCGTACGCCGAGTTCGGCAGCGTTGATGTGTTGATCAACAACGCCGGGATGTCGCCGCACTACCCCTCGCTCGCCGAGGTCAGCCAGGAGCTGTTCGACAAGGTGATCGCGGTGAACCTGCGTGGTCCGTTCCGGCTCAGCGCCGTGATCGGCGAGCGGATGGCCGAGGGTGACGGGGGCTCGATCATCAGCATCGGGTCCATCGAGGCGATCCGTCCGCAGCCCGAGGCGCTGCCCTATGCGGCCGCGAAATCGGGGCTGCACGTGTTCACCGAGGGCTTCGCGCAGGCATACGGTCCGAAGGTGCGGGTGAACACGATCCAGGCCGGCCCCTTCCTGACCGACATCTCCACGAACTGGTCCGAGGGGCTGCGTGAGGAGATGGAGGCCAAGGTCGCTCTCGGTCGCTGCGCAGAGGCCGACGAGATCGTCGGCGCCGCACTCTATTTCGCCGGTTCGGCGTCGTCCTTCACGACCGGTGCGCTGCTGCGGGTCGACGGCGGCTGGAAGTAG